The Cytobacillus firmus genome segment ATTGGAATAGAGGCACCGAAGAATGTGGAAATTCATAGAAAAGAAATTTACCTTGCCATTCAAGAAGAGAACAGTCAAGCGGGAAATGCGTCTTTTGAACTATTGAAAAAACTATCTTCACAAATAAAAAATAATTAATTAGTATAAATTGCTAAATAACAATTAACTATAACCGATATAAAAAATGTAGCTTAGGATCTTAATAGGGCGGCCGACCTATTAAGAAAACAGGCAAACACAAACCACATGGATGTGGAACAAACATAATTTCAAGGAGGAAAAAACCTAATGATTATCAATCATAACTTACAGGCAATGAACTCATACCGCCAGCTTGGAACAAACCAAGCAGGGGCAGCAAAATCAATGGAAAAGCTATCTTCAGGCCTTCGCATCAACCGTGCAGGAGACGATGCTGCAGGTCTAGCGATCTCTGAAAAAATGCGTGGTCAAATCAGCGGTTTGAACCAAGCCCAACGTAACTCTCAAGATGCGATTTCATTGATTCAAACAGCTGAAGGTGCTCTAAATGAAACACATTCAATCCTTCAGCGTATGCGTGAGCTAGCTACACAAGCTGCGAACGATACAAACACGGATCAAGATCGTCAAGAACTTCAAAAAGAGTTGAATCAATTAACTTCTGAGATTAACCGTATTGGTAACAATACTGAGTTTAACCAGAAGAAACTATTAAATGGTGAGCAATCTCTAGATGCTGGTAGTCGTGTAGCATCTGCTGGTAATACAACTAGTGGAAATGGTTTACACATTCAAGTAGGTGCGAACTCAAGCCAAAATTTCACAGTTGATATTTTCGACATGCGTGCTGAAGCGCTAGGTGTTGCTTCAACGTCATCTGGTTCAGCAGCTAAAATTCAAGCTGGTAGCACTGTGGTTGGACAAACAAATGCGTGGGCAACTGCGGGTACGGAAAGTTATTATACTGTAAGTGGTGGTAGTACAACCGGAAATAAGATTATGACAGAGAATGGTACTGTTATTGGTGCTGAACTAGTAGCTAAATCTGACGATGCGAAATTTGCCTCAGGTAGTCAAAACGTATTAACTGATGCAGGTAATAGCACGGGGGCTAAGGTTGTTGCATTAGATATCCGTAACCATGAGAAAGCAACTGCTGCAATCTCGGTTATTGATTCAGCGATCAACCAAGTTTCGGCTGAACGTTCTAAGCTTGGTGCATTCCAAAATCGTCTAGAACATACAATCAGTAACTTAGGTAACTCTTCTGAGAACCTGCAAGCTGCTGAATCTCGTGTTCGTGATGTAGACATGGCGAAGGAAATGATGGAGTTCACAAAGAATAACATCCTTTCTCAAGCTTCTCAAGCAATGTTAGCTCAAGCGAATCAGCGTCCGCAATCAGTGCTTCAATTGCTTGGATAATAATTTCATATTTCACAAACCTCAGCGTTTTTTGCTGGGGTTTTTTGTGCTTTGATAAGTCATTTTTCTCCCAATAACTGCTAGTCGAAAAGACTTAACTTTTGTAAGATAATGTCGATAAAGTAAGTAGAATAGAGATCCCGGAGGATATTAATAATGATATTAACAATGTTAGATAAAAGCTTTTCCTTTGAAAATAATAAAGACGGCGTCCATGAGTTAGTAGAGGTGATTAACAACGTTCTCACGGATGAGAACTTTTTTTTCAGCCACTTAGTTATAGACGGACATGAAGTTTATGAAGATCACGAAGAATATCTGCTTGATAACATTGCTAATATCAATATAGTTGAAGTAATAGCAATGACCATTAAAGAATTTATTGGCAGTATATTAGTTTCGTTAAATACATATACAAATCGTGCTATTCCGGAAATTGAGGAATTAATCAATCAATTCTATCAAACTCCATCAGAACAAAGCTGGCTGACATTAACTGAACTTTTGGATGGGATTGACTGGATCTATCAAACAATCAAGAGCATTGATTCTGCTGATCATCAAATTATTGGCTGGGATGAATTCATCAAAAGTGCTGCAGTCTTTGAGGCTGAGCTGCCTAATTTATTGGATGCAATGGAAAATAAAGATTCTATTCTTCTAGCTGATATTATCCAATATGAGTTTTTACCCCAATTTGAAAATATCTATGGTGAAACAGAGAAAAACTTTGAAAGAAAATATTAAGCAGAAGTAGGCGGAAAAATGAAGAAGAGCATGTATTCCCACAAGAAAATTCTTATTATTGGCGGAACAGGAACCATAGGACGTTATTTAGTTGAAGAGCTTCTTCAGCATAACCCTAACGTAATTAGAATTTTTAGCCGGGATGAATATAAACAATTTGAAATGCAGCAGGAGTTATTTGAGTATCAGAACATTAGATACTTAATTGGTGATGTCCGTGATGAAAAACGCTTATTGCGTGCGATGGAAGACATTGACTTTGTGTTCCATCTAGCTGCCATGAAGCATGTGCCATCTTGCGAATATAATCCGTTTGAAGCTGTTCAGACAAATGTGTTAGGAACCCAAAATGTCATTCAAGCGGCATTAACAGCAGGAGTAAAGAAGGTCTTATTTACAAGTACAGACAAGGCTATTGCTCCTACGAATACATATGGAGCGACGAAATTAACAGCTGAACGTCTAATTTCTGCTGCACAGTATCAAAAGGGCCCGAAACAAACAGTCTTTAGTTCTGTCCGATTTGGAAATGTAATGGGCTCAAGAGGATCTGTAATCCCATTATTTAAGAAACAAATATTAGAAAATCACAGAGTAACCGTAACAGATAGTAATATGCTCAGATACATGATGACTCCATTGCAAGCAATAAAGCTTATGCTAGAAGCTAATGATATGGCACTTGGCGGTGAAGTTTTTGTATTGAAAATGCCAGTCATCAAATTAAATGATCTAGTTGAGATACTGATTGAAGAAGTTACTGAAAAATACTCTCTTAATAAGAATATTGAAGTTAAACAAATAGGTCTCCGTCCTGGTGAAAAAATGTATGAAGAGTTAATGACAGAAGACGAAATCAGAATTGCACTTGAAACAAAAAATATGTACATTATCAAAACACCGTATACTGGTAATAAAAATTATAATGATGCTTACCCTATTAAAAAAACACCTGTTGTATCAAGTGACCAGGTCATTGACAAAGAAATATTAAGAAATTGGATAGAGCAGGAAAGATTAATTAAATAGAAGGTGATTTTATGCGGGTGCGGGATGATATGTTAAGTGAAAATATTAAATTACTTAATCAATATTCAAATCAAACACTAACAGAATTAAAGGCTTATGAGAAAGATAGAAAAGAAACGTTTTCAAAGATCCTGCAAACAAAATCAGGTCACAAAACAATTCAAATAATGGAAAACAAGAGTTTGCAACTGTTACATAGCAAATATGACCCTCAAAAAGAGGCTGAAAAATTCATATCACAATTTCATGATTTGGCTGATCAATATGAACATGTATTATTTTACGGAATAGGATTCGGCTATCACATAAAAGAATTTATGACCCGGTTCCCAAACTATACCTTTTCTATATACGAGCCGGAAATTGAAGTGTTTTATCAATTTATGAACCATTGCCGTCTAGGGGACATTCCATTAGGAAGGTTAAATAGTGTGGCTATCGAAACCTCACGTGAAAAAGGGAAATTGTTTTTAGATCTATTCATACAAAATTTGCAAGAAAGAGTTTTAGTTGTAACACTACCAAGCTACGAACGTGTTTTTAAAAACAAATTCCAATTCTTCACAGAGGATTTTAAAGCTGCTATGCAGGCAAAAAGGACCAATCATTACGTAGATCAGATGTTTAGTGCACGATGGACGTTAAATAGCTTGCTTAATTTCCCTAAGACGTTTACCACCCCGAATATATTAAGTAATGAGTTTAAGAAACACTTTAATAATAAGCCATTAATCATTGTGTCTGCTGGACCTTCATTAGAAGAAGAATATGACAACTTACGTTATATTAAAGACAAGAAACTTGCCTATATATTTGCCGTTGGTTCGGCAAACCGTGCATTAATTGCTCAAGGAATATTGCCGGACGCCGTCTGTACATATGACCCTCAAGGTCATAATTATGATGTGTTTGCAAGTATGATTGAGCAAGGAATTACATCAGTACCGATGATTTATGGTACAAGCGTTGGTTTCGAAACATTGGATATGTATAAAGGTCCTAAGCTTCATATGATTACAAATCAAGATACCATTGCTCAGTATTATTTGAAGAATAAAGATGATAGTGATTTTGACGTAGTGTTTGATTCTTCCACTATTGCAGCAGTGACGTTTCAATTAGCAGCCAAACTTGGCTGTAATCCTATTGTTTTCGCTGGGCAAAACCTGGCTTTTAGAAATAATCAGTTTTATTCAAAAGATGTCGATTATCAAGAAAAAAACCGATCTATTCAAGTAGAAGAAGAGGATAAAGTCCATACTCTGCTTGTTGAAGATGTTTATGGGAATTTAATTGAAACGACTCCGTCTTTTAATAATATGCGTGAAAATATTGAAGAGTATATTAAACAGTTTCCAAATGTTCAAGTGTTCAATACAACAAAGGGCGGAGCTGCAATTGAGGGGGCAGCTTTTGAGAAATTAGAAAACATTATACAAGAGAAATTTCATACCCCAATTGTCGTTAATGATTGGTTTAATAACTCTTATAACCTTTATGCAAATGAATATGCTGATGATAAAATCAAAAAAATGGAGCACTCCATTGAAAAGTTTTGGACTTTACATAATGAAATAACAACCAAGCTTGCTGAATTGCAAAAGAGTATTGATAGCAATA includes the following:
- the csrA gene encoding carbon storage regulator CsrA, translating into MLVLTRKPNESIQIGSDIEIKILSIDGDQIKIGIEAPKNVEIHRKEIYLAIQEENSQAGNASFELLKKLSSQIKNN
- a CDS encoding flagellin N-terminal helical domain-containing protein; its protein translation is MIINHNLQAMNSYRQLGTNQAGAAKSMEKLSSGLRINRAGDDAAGLAISEKMRGQISGLNQAQRNSQDAISLIQTAEGALNETHSILQRMRELATQAANDTNTDQDRQELQKELNQLTSEINRIGNNTEFNQKKLLNGEQSLDAGSRVASAGNTTSGNGLHIQVGANSSQNFTVDIFDMRAEALGVASTSSGSAAKIQAGSTVVGQTNAWATAGTESYYTVSGGSTTGNKIMTENGTVIGAELVAKSDDAKFASGSQNVLTDAGNSTGAKVVALDIRNHEKATAAISVIDSAINQVSAERSKLGAFQNRLEHTISNLGNSSENLQAAESRVRDVDMAKEMMEFTKNNILSQASQAMLAQANQRPQSVLQLLG
- a CDS encoding SDR family NAD(P)-dependent oxidoreductase, producing the protein MKKSMYSHKKILIIGGTGTIGRYLVEELLQHNPNVIRIFSRDEYKQFEMQQELFEYQNIRYLIGDVRDEKRLLRAMEDIDFVFHLAAMKHVPSCEYNPFEAVQTNVLGTQNVIQAALTAGVKKVLFTSTDKAIAPTNTYGATKLTAERLISAAQYQKGPKQTVFSSVRFGNVMGSRGSVIPLFKKQILENHRVTVTDSNMLRYMMTPLQAIKLMLEANDMALGGEVFVLKMPVIKLNDLVEILIEEVTEKYSLNKNIEVKQIGLRPGEKMYEELMTEDEIRIALETKNMYIIKTPYTGNKNYNDAYPIKKTPVVSSDQVIDKEILRNWIEQERLIK
- a CDS encoding motility associated factor glycosyltransferase family protein codes for the protein MRVRDDMLSENIKLLNQYSNQTLTELKAYEKDRKETFSKILQTKSGHKTIQIMENKSLQLLHSKYDPQKEAEKFISQFHDLADQYEHVLFYGIGFGYHIKEFMTRFPNYTFSIYEPEIEVFYQFMNHCRLGDIPLGRLNSVAIETSREKGKLFLDLFIQNLQERVLVVTLPSYERVFKNKFQFFTEDFKAAMQAKRTNHYVDQMFSARWTLNSLLNFPKTFTTPNILSNEFKKHFNNKPLIIVSAGPSLEEEYDNLRYIKDKKLAYIFAVGSANRALIAQGILPDAVCTYDPQGHNYDVFASMIEQGITSVPMIYGTSVGFETLDMYKGPKLHMITNQDTIAQYYLKNKDDSDFDVVFDSSTIAAVTFQLAAKLGCNPIVFAGQNLAFRNNQFYSKDVDYQEKNRSIQVEEEDKVHTLLVEDVYGNLIETTPSFNNMRENIEEYIKQFPNVQVFNTTKGGAAIEGAAFEKLENIIQEKFHTPIVVNDWFNNSYNLYANEYADDKIKKMEHSIEKFWTLHNEITTKLAELQKSIDSNKEIKVSNHIMQFDKLMKKLIRTDCYQVYIQPTIRMQFQALSIRSANIRKQTSEGEKARLIIECFSPYLELCKQTLVQLVGSIYRIHGMTDKYLHPTTDKFYPCDCGVFYYEGNWEQQNYSPSKTIDFPIKQFVPTENAILRFRFRGTQFKVLGSQNKGNSTKIKLTIDGHHEIILLKKSNTNAEISNINRVLFEKNRLENKEHLVEMEILDGNCFKFTGIDINQVSRLFHIHEVTTVEQLEVGKRIRCHYKATYNKVGEFSGMGEETDKFIPIGSTAYPDGDFYFIMVDSDKEGKKLISDRNIQHSISWDTLLLEGIASGIGNSIVIDNYKGRCRLIYGGYYSYIKTKNEWDNYIGLDYIDSYRKGINWNCDGNISSWVQEGNFCYINKKNLLVTIRGEHKYVSSVNGKLEGSSFYHFSDTKNIVSHLGYRPLIILSK